A genomic window from Cloacibacillus evryensis DSM 19522 includes:
- the pheA gene encoding prephenate dehydratase, which translates to MDHDELKKIRIEIDRTNRSLISLFERRMELVRSVAEYKRERGLPVYDAAREKEVIEQCSGWVRDPEYRGGCLWLMDKVMEASRRYENEKISAEEGARHRAASAGTPYRRVGYQGVPGSYSHQALRGYFSGQEVSESSFKLFGDVVAAVVGGEADCGVLPIENSSTGGILEVYDLLRKNDCRIVGEKIVKVDHNLMAVKGARMEDIRTVYSHPQGFSQCAEFFGGHREWELVPYFNTARSAKMVSEEKDMTKAAVASREAAELYGLEILAPRINFNSRNYTRFVIIAAGDRHDDEADKITVVIGLRHEPGSLCKALACFYDNGLNLTNIESRPMEGGSWEYFFHMDFSGHLKEKNVARAVAELKKNTSYLKILGNYRADRGRQPAF; encoded by the coding sequence ATGGACCATGACGAGCTGAAAAAAATACGAATAGAGATAGACCGGACCAACAGATCGCTGATCTCCCTGTTTGAACGCCGGATGGAACTTGTCCGGAGCGTCGCCGAGTATAAAAGGGAGCGCGGGCTTCCCGTCTATGACGCGGCGCGCGAAAAAGAGGTCATCGAACAATGTTCCGGCTGGGTGCGGGACCCCGAATACCGCGGCGGCTGTCTGTGGCTGATGGACAAGGTCATGGAGGCCAGCCGCCGTTACGAAAACGAAAAAATATCGGCTGAAGAGGGCGCGCGGCATCGCGCCGCCTCTGCCGGGACGCCCTATCGCAGAGTCGGCTATCAGGGGGTCCCCGGCTCATACAGCCACCAGGCGCTGCGCGGCTATTTCTCCGGACAGGAGGTCAGCGAATCCAGCTTCAAGCTCTTTGGCGACGTTGTCGCCGCCGTCGTCGGCGGCGAGGCGGACTGCGGCGTGCTGCCGATAGAGAATTCGTCCACCGGGGGGATACTTGAGGTCTATGATCTGCTGCGTAAGAACGACTGCCGCATCGTCGGCGAGAAGATCGTTAAGGTGGACCACAACCTCATGGCCGTAAAGGGAGCGAGGATGGAGGATATCAGGACGGTCTACTCTCATCCGCAGGGATTCAGCCAATGCGCGGAATTTTTTGGCGGACACCGCGAGTGGGAGCTGGTGCCGTACTTCAACACCGCCAGGAGCGCGAAGATGGTAAGCGAAGAAAAAGATATGACGAAAGCCGCCGTAGCGAGCAGGGAGGCCGCGGAGCTCTACGGCCTTGAGATACTCGCGCCGCGCATAAACTTCAACTCCCGCAATTACACCCGTTTCGTCATCATCGCCGCCGGCGACCGCCATGACGACGAGGCCGACAAAATAACCGTCGTCATCGGCCTCCGCCACGAACCGGGGTCGCTCTGCAAGGCGCTTGCCTGCTTTTACGACAACGGCCTGAACCTGACCAACATCGAATCACGTCCGATGGAGGGAGGCTCCTGGGAATATTTCTTCCACATGGACTTCAGCGGGCACCTGAAAGAGAAAAACGTTGCAAGAGCCGTCGCGGAGCTTAAAAAGAATACCAGCTACCTGAAGATACTCGGCAACTACCGCGCGGACAGGGGGCGGCAGCCGGCCTTTTAA